Proteins from a genomic interval of Rubinisphaera italica:
- a CDS encoding DUF1553 domain-containing protein — protein MNILLRRNCLFAFLFTSLFLINFDITLAAGKIDFNQQIAPLLSENCYACHGRDAEHREAELRLDVSAEAIAIRENGAAIVPGKPKESLIWQRIVSEDEYEIMPPPDSHKKLTAEQKELIRKWIEQGAEYKEHWSFVAPQKPKVPETSFTNPIDAFLEVKRQELGLPHNERADRRTLIRRVTLDLTGLPPTLEEVREFVVDESDDAYEKLVDQLLSRPTYGENMARPWLDLARYADTHGLHLDNKRSMWPYRDWVVRALNENLPFDEFTRWQLAGDLLPNATRDQQIASGFNRCNVTTSEGGSINEEWVFRYAVDRTTTTAEVWMGMTAGCAVCHDHKFDPLSAKEYYSLYAFFHSAADPAMDGNKIDTPPVLKLYSPEDKAQIADLQAQLTEVESQLKTAITELAYLDPATLDPAPTPEETETVWFEDGFPNGTSPQNSGGPLKLITAEEGPVFSGDQALQRTATGLAQDFFSGGAEFIVPENGKFFVNCFLDPENTPETVMIQFHTDGWKHRAVWGAEEKIPFGAANTTEKVLMGELPTVGSWARLEVEAEKMGLKAGDKVIGYAFTQFAGTVTWDRMGVISRVDKAKDPNWSYTVWKEQNQGKRNNDLPEGLRQTVRGKQPKDWSEKEAEQIHQFWLENFYSGLDESIVALKTRKSTVSTEIEKIEKDVPVTFIMADMPKTRDSFVMIRGAYDKPGEQVTRNVPAFLPALPVKEEGQEYDRLDLANWLVSGSHPLTGRVTVNRFWQKFFGIGLVKTSADFGLQGEPPSHPELLDWLAVQFVEQGWDMKELIKLIVTSEAYCQSSAVTPKLLEQDPENRYLARGPRLRLDAEVMRDQALFLSGLLVQKMGGEGVNPYQPPNIWEPVAFGGSNTRNYQQSTGENLYRRSLYTFLKRTAPPPFMSTFDGPSREQSCSRRERTNTPLQALQLMNDIQYFEAARGFAERMLSEGGETPDKRIAWAFEVATSRQPTAEESQLIQDVLKDYEGRYQADTKAAQEAITVGESKPSEKYAPAELAAYTLAANLILNLDEVINKN, from the coding sequence ATGAATATCTTACTCCGTAGAAACTGCCTGTTTGCTTTTCTTTTTACGTCGTTGTTTCTGATCAATTTCGACATCACGCTTGCTGCCGGGAAAATTGATTTTAATCAGCAGATTGCTCCGCTGCTTTCGGAGAACTGCTATGCGTGCCATGGCCGGGATGCGGAGCATCGCGAAGCGGAGTTACGGCTCGATGTTTCGGCGGAAGCAATTGCGATCAGAGAAAATGGAGCGGCGATTGTGCCGGGGAAGCCGAAGGAGAGTTTGATATGGCAACGGATTGTGAGCGAGGATGAATATGAAATCATGCCTCCGCCCGATTCGCACAAGAAACTGACAGCTGAGCAGAAGGAACTGATTCGTAAGTGGATTGAGCAGGGAGCCGAGTACAAAGAGCATTGGTCGTTCGTCGCTCCGCAAAAGCCGAAAGTGCCTGAGACATCATTCACGAATCCGATTGATGCGTTTCTGGAAGTGAAGCGTCAGGAACTGGGATTGCCTCACAATGAACGAGCCGACCGTCGCACGTTGATTCGTCGGGTGACTCTCGATTTGACGGGGCTGCCTCCGACGCTGGAAGAAGTTCGCGAGTTTGTCGTCGATGAGTCTGACGATGCTTACGAAAAACTGGTCGATCAATTATTGAGTCGTCCGACATATGGCGAGAACATGGCTCGCCCCTGGCTCGATCTGGCCCGCTATGCCGACACGCATGGATTGCATCTGGACAATAAGCGGTCGATGTGGCCTTATCGGGACTGGGTGGTGCGGGCGTTAAATGAGAATCTACCGTTTGATGAATTTACCCGCTGGCAACTGGCGGGGGATTTATTACCGAATGCGACGCGAGATCAACAGATCGCCTCCGGTTTCAATCGCTGCAATGTGACCACTAGTGAAGGTGGCAGTATCAATGAAGAGTGGGTCTTCCGCTATGCGGTCGACCGAACGACAACCACAGCCGAAGTCTGGATGGGAATGACGGCTGGATGTGCGGTCTGTCATGATCACAAATTCGATCCTCTCTCCGCCAAAGAATATTACTCGCTGTACGCGTTTTTCCATAGCGCGGCTGATCCGGCGATGGACGGAAATAAAATTGATACCCCACCAGTTTTGAAACTGTATTCGCCGGAAGACAAAGCTCAGATTGCAGATCTGCAGGCACAGCTGACAGAGGTCGAGAGCCAACTCAAAACAGCGATCACAGAACTGGCATATCTCGATCCGGCAACATTGGATCCTGCACCGACACCGGAAGAAACGGAAACGGTCTGGTTTGAAGATGGCTTCCCGAATGGCACCAGCCCGCAAAATTCAGGTGGTCCACTGAAGTTGATTACTGCGGAAGAAGGTCCGGTTTTCAGTGGCGACCAGGCACTGCAACGAACCGCTACCGGTCTGGCACAAGATTTTTTCAGTGGGGGAGCGGAATTTATTGTTCCTGAGAATGGCAAATTCTTCGTTAACTGTTTTCTCGATCCCGAAAATACACCCGAGACTGTAATGATTCAGTTTCACACGGATGGCTGGAAACATCGCGCAGTGTGGGGAGCCGAGGAAAAGATTCCCTTTGGAGCCGCAAACACCACCGAAAAAGTTTTGATGGGTGAATTGCCAACAGTCGGAAGCTGGGCGCGGCTGGAAGTTGAGGCTGAGAAGATGGGACTGAAAGCAGGCGATAAAGTCATCGGCTACGCCTTCACACAGTTTGCCGGGACAGTCACTTGGGATCGCATGGGAGTGATTTCACGAGTCGATAAAGCGAAAGATCCAAACTGGTCATATACGGTTTGGAAAGAACAGAATCAGGGAAAAAGAAATAACGATTTGCCGGAAGGTTTGCGACAGACGGTTCGCGGCAAACAACCTAAAGACTGGTCTGAAAAAGAAGCTGAACAGATTCATCAGTTCTGGCTGGAGAATTTCTATTCCGGTCTGGATGAATCTATCGTTGCGTTAAAAACTCGCAAATCAACGGTTTCAACTGAAATTGAAAAGATTGAGAAAGATGTGCCGGTCACGTTTATCATGGCTGATATGCCGAAAACTCGTGACAGTTTTGTAATGATCCGCGGTGCTTACGATAAACCAGGCGAACAAGTGACTCGCAATGTCCCTGCCTTTCTGCCGGCTCTGCCAGTAAAGGAAGAGGGACAGGAATATGACCGTTTAGACCTGGCGAACTGGCTGGTGAGTGGTTCGCATCCGCTGACAGGTCGAGTGACCGTGAATCGATTCTGGCAGAAGTTCTTCGGTATCGGGCTCGTAAAAACGAGTGCGGACTTTGGTCTGCAGGGAGAACCGCCGAGTCATCCCGAACTGCTCGACTGGCTGGCTGTTCAATTCGTGGAACAGGGCTGGGATATGAAGGAGTTGATCAAGTTGATTGTGACCAGTGAAGCTTATTGCCAGAGTTCGGCAGTCACGCCGAAACTGCTGGAGCAGGATCCTGAGAACCGATATCTGGCACGAGGTCCACGCCTGCGACTGGATGCCGAAGTGATGCGAGATCAGGCATTGTTCCTCAGTGGCTTGCTGGTGCAGAAAATGGGTGGAGAAGGGGTGAATCCTTACCAGCCCCCGAATATCTGGGAACCAGTCGCGTTTGGAGGAAGTAACACTAGGAATTACCAACAAAGCACAGGGGAGAATTTGTATCGCAGGAGCCTCTACACATTCCTCAAGCGGACTGCTCCTCCACCATTCATGTCGACCTTTGATGGACCGAGTCGCGAGCAGAGTTGTTCACGACGGGAGCGGACAAACACACCACTGCAGGCGTTGCAGTTGATGAACGATATCCAATACTTCGAAGCGGCCCGTGGATTTGCCGAGCGTATGCTGAGTGAAGGTGGAGAAACTCCGGATAAACGGATCGCCTGGGCTTTTGAAGTGGCGACGTCTCGACAGCCGACAGCTGAGGAGAGCCAGTTGATTCAAGACGTACTGAAAGATTATGAGGGGCGTTATCAAGCCGATACGAAAGCGGCTCAGGAAGCGATTACTGTCGGGGAGAGCAAGCCGTCCGAGAAATATGCTCCTGCAGAATTGGCTGCTTATACGTTGGCTGCGAATTTGATACTGAATCTGGATGAAGTGATTAATAAGAATTGA
- a CDS encoding VWA domain-containing protein, whose protein sequence is MIEFYFPELLLIAFPLAFVFWRYGRYGKATSVIRGFIAALLILAVAGPLYNLGGEGLDVIVVADRSRSMSPESQRSVVELLNNLERNRSHGDRVALITFGSTAQIERVPSANALFKEYSKPLNIDGSDLNAAVQSAVNISDDKRPTRILVLSDGEANGLDPSSAARLAREANVPIDYRLYDRLRVGDIAVESVNLPEKVSPREPFQFSVFVQADQIADGTLVIKRNGQVIATAERSFDLGRNRFLFRDIVDAPGFVNYEAELVLDGDPIIENNRGEGGLRVDAGPRLLVLNSDGQAGNLVQALRAGRIDVDVANAQEFPLSQDTLDPYRAVILENVPARDFGRKKMELLAQYVEDLGGGMLITGGQRSFGVGGYFNSPLDEILPVSMEMREEHRKNRLALAIALDRSGSMMAPVSGGKTKMDLANLGTAECIRLLSPGDSVAVIAVDSTPHRIVPLKNVDNPEAIANQVLGIESMGGGIFVYEALVAAGDELVKAEQSTKHIILFSDAADSEEPGSYKSLLKSFEGAGITVSVIGLGQTSDPDAKLLEDIAKLGSGNIMFTNDAAELPRLFTEETMSVARSSFIEKDPETQPAGIGGQQLTDSRLIGDWGSSPFPNVDGYNLSYLKPDATMGVVSQDEYAAPFSAFWYRGVGRVAALTVEVDGQFSGGLSSWEEYPDFLITHARWLLGGESPEDVFVTVDRDGQDAVATIELDPNRPNRGGNEIPEMIVVPPGDERTETFTPEFTWVGPDTLQARFRMETMGTYRTLVKTSSREFQRGPALSLPYSPEFAPRPGLPSGKKVLAELATLTGGEQRTEVLSIFDNPPRSPKKVSLVPHLLIITLVLIIMEIAGRRLALWGDLFQRSAAAEQEPVATPKYRGPQSRPQPTAKKKSVSEKPEFAKKSTKTVEPAPQETKPKVDIFAQAKERARRRRD, encoded by the coding sequence ATGATCGAATTTTATTTTCCTGAACTGCTCCTGATCGCATTCCCGCTCGCATTCGTCTTCTGGCGATACGGTCGATACGGCAAAGCGACGTCAGTGATTCGGGGCTTCATAGCCGCACTCCTGATTCTGGCGGTTGCCGGACCGCTTTATAATCTGGGTGGTGAAGGACTTGATGTTATTGTTGTCGCCGACCGTTCCCGCTCGATGTCGCCGGAATCTCAACGAAGTGTTGTCGAACTGCTCAATAATCTGGAACGCAACCGCAGCCATGGCGATCGCGTCGCTCTGATCACATTTGGATCGACCGCTCAAATCGAACGGGTTCCCTCCGCCAATGCCTTATTCAAAGAATATTCAAAACCACTCAATATCGATGGCAGCGATTTGAACGCAGCTGTTCAGTCTGCAGTGAATATCTCCGATGATAAACGTCCGACGCGCATCCTCGTGCTTTCCGACGGCGAAGCCAACGGTCTCGATCCTTCCTCCGCTGCCCGGTTAGCACGCGAAGCCAATGTGCCGATCGATTACCGACTTTATGATCGTCTCCGTGTGGGCGATATCGCGGTTGAATCCGTGAACCTGCCGGAAAAAGTTTCGCCTCGCGAACCGTTTCAGTTTTCGGTGTTTGTGCAGGCCGATCAAATTGCCGATGGGACACTCGTCATCAAACGCAATGGACAAGTCATCGCGACTGCGGAACGCTCGTTTGATCTCGGGAGAAACCGATTTCTATTTCGCGACATTGTCGATGCCCCCGGCTTCGTCAATTATGAAGCCGAGTTGGTTCTGGATGGGGATCCAATCATCGAGAACAATCGTGGCGAAGGAGGATTGCGAGTCGATGCCGGGCCACGTCTACTGGTGCTGAATTCCGATGGTCAGGCTGGCAATCTCGTTCAGGCATTACGAGCCGGGCGAATTGATGTCGACGTCGCCAATGCTCAGGAATTCCCGCTCAGTCAGGATACTCTCGATCCCTATCGAGCGGTTATCCTGGAAAATGTTCCCGCCCGGGATTTTGGACGCAAGAAGATGGAACTGCTCGCACAGTACGTTGAAGATCTTGGTGGCGGGATGTTGATCACCGGCGGTCAACGCAGTTTCGGAGTCGGTGGTTACTTCAACAGTCCACTCGATGAAATTCTTCCCGTTTCGATGGAAATGCGAGAAGAGCATCGAAAAAATCGACTCGCTCTGGCCATCGCTCTCGACCGTTCCGGTTCGATGATGGCTCCCGTCTCCGGCGGAAAAACAAAAATGGATCTCGCCAATCTCGGCACAGCCGAATGTATCCGTCTGCTTTCACCCGGGGACAGTGTGGCCGTCATTGCAGTCGACAGTACGCCGCATCGCATTGTGCCACTCAAGAATGTCGATAATCCGGAAGCGATCGCCAATCAGGTCCTCGGCATCGAAAGTATGGGCGGAGGGATTTTCGTCTACGAAGCTCTCGTCGCCGCTGGCGATGAACTTGTCAAGGCCGAACAATCAACGAAACATATCATTCTCTTTTCGGATGCCGCCGACAGTGAAGAGCCGGGAAGTTATAAATCGCTTTTGAAAAGTTTTGAGGGGGCAGGAATTACCGTCAGCGTGATCGGTCTCGGACAAACCTCCGACCCGGACGCCAAGCTTCTGGAAGATATCGCCAAACTCGGCAGCGGGAACATCATGTTCACGAACGACGCCGCCGAGCTTCCGCGACTTTTCACAGAAGAAACGATGTCGGTCGCCCGCAGCAGTTTCATCGAGAAAGATCCTGAAACGCAACCAGCCGGGATCGGTGGACAACAACTGACCGACTCCCGGCTCATTGGCGACTGGGGCAGTTCCCCCTTCCCGAACGTCGATGGCTATAACCTGAGTTATCTCAAGCCCGATGCCACAATGGGTGTCGTGTCCCAGGATGAATATGCGGCTCCTTTCTCAGCCTTTTGGTATCGAGGGGTGGGCCGGGTGGCTGCGCTAACTGTGGAAGTCGATGGCCAGTTTTCGGGCGGCTTGAGTTCTTGGGAGGAGTATCCCGATTTCCTCATCACGCATGCCCGCTGGTTACTGGGTGGAGAATCTCCTGAAGATGTTTTCGTCACAGTGGATCGGGATGGACAGGATGCTGTCGCGACAATTGAACTTGATCCCAATCGCCCTAATCGTGGCGGCAATGAAATCCCGGAAATGATCGTTGTGCCTCCCGGGGATGAACGAACCGAAACCTTCACGCCTGAATTTACCTGGGTCGGTCCAGACACATTGCAGGCTCGTTTCCGCATGGAAACGATGGGAACCTATCGCACACTCGTCAAAACCAGCAGTCGCGAATTTCAGAGGGGTCCTGCATTGTCGCTGCCCTATTCACCCGAGTTCGCACCACGCCCTGGCTTGCCGAGCGGCAAAAAAGTTCTTGCAGAACTGGCAACTTTGACAGGTGGCGAACAGAGAACCGAAGTCCTGAGTATTTTCGATAATCCACCTCGCAGTCCAAAGAAAGTTTCACTGGTTCCGCACCTGCTCATCATCACTCTGGTGTTAATCATTATGGAAATTGCGGGACGCCGGCTGGCTCTCTGGGGCGATTTGTTTCAACGCTCCGCAGCTGCGGAACAAGAGCCGGTTGCGACTCCCAAATATCGTGGCCCTCAATCTCGGCCCCAGCCAACAGCGAAAAAGAAATCTGTTTCCGAGAAGCCAGAATTCGCTAAAAAGTCAACCAAGACGGTCGAGCCTGCCCCTCAGGAAACAAAACCGAAAGTCGACATCTTTGCTCAAGCCAAAGAACGCGCCCGCCGCCGCCGCGATTAG
- a CDS encoding Nif3-like dinuclear metal center hexameric protein, protein MTSCDLILQYLQTFAPLELAEDWDNVGLLLGKSEQDISSVMTCLTLTPDVATEAIEKNVGLIVTHHPILFRAVQRITTETSEGAMLLDLARNNIAVYSPHTAFDSAARGINQQWCERLKLQNCLPLQSSADQELAGTGLGSGRMGTLTPPMLLQDFILQIKSLLSIEPVQFVGQLDAKISKAGIACGAAAEYMKQAQTQGCQVLVTGEARFHACLEARQRGIALVLVGHFHSERFACEKLAKILQNEFPQIHCFASQIESDPINLL, encoded by the coding sequence ATGACATCTTGCGATCTTATTCTGCAGTATTTACAGACGTTTGCCCCTCTTGAACTGGCTGAGGATTGGGACAATGTCGGCCTGCTTCTGGGGAAAAGTGAGCAGGATATTTCTTCGGTCATGACCTGCCTGACACTGACTCCAGACGTAGCGACTGAAGCCATCGAAAAGAATGTTGGCCTGATCGTCACACATCATCCGATCCTGTTCCGTGCCGTTCAACGGATCACCACAGAGACGTCCGAAGGTGCAATGCTACTCGATCTGGCGAGGAATAATATTGCTGTGTATTCGCCACATACCGCTTTTGACAGTGCTGCTCGGGGAATCAATCAGCAATGGTGCGAACGGCTGAAATTGCAGAATTGCCTGCCACTGCAGTCATCCGCAGATCAGGAACTAGCTGGTACCGGATTGGGGTCAGGCCGCATGGGCACATTGACGCCCCCAATGCTCCTTCAGGACTTTATTTTGCAGATCAAATCATTACTGAGCATCGAGCCTGTCCAATTTGTCGGCCAGTTAGATGCCAAAATCTCCAAAGCCGGAATCGCCTGTGGAGCTGCTGCTGAGTACATGAAACAGGCTCAGACACAGGGTTGTCAGGTTCTCGTCACGGGAGAAGCTCGTTTCCATGCCTGTCTGGAAGCTCGTCAGCGGGGAATCGCACTCGTTCTCGTTGGACATTTTCACTCGGAACGTTTTGCCTGCGAAAAACTGGCGAAAATACTTCAAAATGAATTTCCCCAAATTCATTGCTTTGCCAGCCAGATCGAATCTGACCCGATCAATCTCCTGTAG
- a CDS encoding hybrid sensor histidine kinase/response regulator yields the protein MLQGLLKLFDTTGFPPRWYCGPMWVQEPIWGWMHIISDAAIWGAYMAIPLVLFYFLRRRKDLPQPRIIVLFGAFILCCGFTHLIDALIFEWPIYRLAGLMKLITAVVSWLTVFALIPIIPPILAFRSPTQLENIISERTQELQKLTQELQRQVETHNQISLELEKEKEKLQLVLEAGGMGTWNWDLKSGYINLDDFEQGLLGLGKENGIIRIEEFMEYVHPNDVHELNNALQVTSEEGKEYNHEFRFKNSESDYRWLAGRGGIVHAESGEVTHMYGVNFDITARKNAENQIAKNEQKLQRILGSLTSFVGVLDIEGHLTNINRFATEHMQVQDDDVLGQFLWDCPWWSQDQEARKQLKQAVKDVGKDKKIRFDIEARISDEETISLDFSLVPVYDIQGNVKSLVASGIDITSRKQVEETLRLHTRAIEFAKNGILITDAQHEDDPIIYCNAAFEALTGYPIEEALGKNCRFLQGPETDPAKVQELRQAIENRVECQVTMLNYRKDGTPFWNDLQISPVVDTSGNTTHYIGVQADASERMRYEQSLIQARQAADQANQAKSNFLANMSHEIRTPMTSILGCADLLFQQIDEHSSKEVVRVIREQGQMLLGILNDILDLSKIEAGKLELQKSPSQISRIIDSVISLMQPIAIEKQLEMSVHYLTKIPNFALIDPLRVRQILMNLVNNAIKFTDQGTVRLEVVCEEKGNFLELCIHVVDTGVGIEQENLNQIFEAFTQNYRTLNKSRSGTGLGLTICQHLSKMMGGEILAESQIDSGSRFTLKLPLEKTPEMTQVDPDSLDRELNPHDLHQISDAKIPARVLIAEDSRGIQFLLTRLLEKKVKYVEVVENGQLAIEAVERAQAEENPFDMILMDMQMPVMNGHDATRKLRSLDFQKPIIALTAEAMAGDRESCLRAGCSDYLSKPISIESLIEILNRYLIPQS from the coding sequence ATGTTGCAAGGATTGCTGAAGCTCTTTGACACAACAGGTTTTCCGCCACGCTGGTATTGCGGTCCTATGTGGGTGCAGGAGCCAATCTGGGGATGGATGCACATCATTTCTGATGCGGCGATCTGGGGTGCCTACATGGCAATTCCTCTAGTGCTTTTTTATTTCCTGCGCCGTCGAAAAGATCTCCCGCAGCCTCGTATCATCGTGCTGTTTGGGGCTTTCATTTTATGCTGTGGATTTACTCATCTGATAGATGCGTTGATTTTTGAATGGCCAATTTATCGACTCGCGGGTTTGATGAAACTCATCACAGCTGTTGTTTCCTGGCTTACAGTATTTGCTTTAATACCAATAATCCCGCCGATTCTTGCGTTTCGCAGTCCAACTCAACTCGAAAATATTATTTCCGAGCGAACTCAGGAATTGCAGAAACTGACTCAGGAACTGCAAAGGCAAGTCGAAACTCACAACCAGATCTCTCTGGAACTCGAAAAGGAGAAAGAAAAACTCCAGCTGGTTTTGGAAGCTGGAGGAATGGGGACCTGGAATTGGGATTTAAAGAGTGGCTACATCAACCTGGATGATTTTGAACAGGGATTATTAGGTCTTGGAAAAGAAAACGGCATCATTCGGATCGAAGAATTTATGGAGTATGTTCACCCGAATGATGTCCATGAGTTAAACAATGCCCTGCAGGTTACTTCTGAAGAAGGTAAAGAATACAATCACGAATTCCGCTTTAAAAACTCAGAATCCGATTATCGCTGGCTGGCCGGGCGGGGAGGGATCGTTCACGCAGAATCTGGTGAAGTGACTCATATGTATGGTGTCAATTTCGACATCACAGCTCGCAAGAATGCAGAAAATCAGATCGCTAAAAATGAGCAGAAACTCCAGCGAATTCTGGGCAGTCTGACCAGTTTTGTTGGTGTTCTCGACATTGAAGGTCATCTGACAAACATCAACCGTTTTGCGACCGAGCATATGCAGGTGCAGGACGATGACGTCCTCGGACAATTTCTGTGGGATTGCCCCTGGTGGTCGCAGGACCAGGAAGCTCGAAAGCAACTCAAACAGGCCGTCAAGGATGTTGGAAAAGATAAAAAAATACGCTTTGATATCGAAGCGAGAATCTCAGATGAAGAAACGATTTCTCTCGATTTCAGTCTGGTACCTGTTTATGACATTCAGGGAAATGTGAAATCTCTGGTCGCTTCCGGGATCGATATTACTTCCCGCAAGCAAGTCGAAGAAACTCTTCGGCTGCATACCAGAGCAATCGAATTTGCTAAGAACGGGATTCTTATTACCGATGCGCAACATGAGGATGATCCGATTATTTATTGCAATGCCGCTTTTGAAGCATTGACGGGATATCCAATTGAGGAAGCGCTCGGAAAGAATTGCCGATTCCTTCAGGGGCCGGAAACCGATCCCGCCAAGGTACAAGAGCTACGCCAGGCCATTGAAAACCGTGTCGAATGTCAAGTCACGATGCTAAATTATCGCAAGGATGGAACTCCATTCTGGAATGATCTGCAAATTTCTCCTGTGGTGGATACCAGTGGAAACACGACTCATTATATTGGCGTCCAAGCCGATGCCAGTGAGCGCATGCGATATGAGCAATCACTGATTCAGGCCCGTCAGGCTGCCGATCAGGCGAATCAGGCCAAGAGTAATTTTCTGGCAAACATGAGTCATGAAATTCGCACCCCGATGACTTCCATTCTCGGTTGTGCGGATCTGCTGTTTCAACAAATCGACGAACACTCCTCTAAGGAAGTTGTTCGAGTCATTCGAGAACAGGGCCAAATGCTTCTGGGAATCCTCAACGATATTCTCGACCTCTCTAAAATTGAAGCGGGAAAACTTGAACTCCAGAAGTCCCCCAGTCAAATTTCGAGGATTATCGATTCGGTGATTTCTCTGATGCAACCAATTGCAATCGAAAAGCAGTTAGAAATGAGCGTTCACTATTTGACAAAAATCCCCAATTTCGCCTTGATCGATCCTTTGCGAGTCAGGCAGATTTTGATGAATCTGGTCAATAACGCCATCAAATTTACAGATCAAGGAACAGTTCGTCTCGAAGTGGTTTGTGAGGAAAAGGGGAATTTTCTAGAGTTGTGTATTCACGTCGTTGATACCGGTGTGGGAATTGAGCAGGAAAATTTGAATCAGATTTTTGAAGCTTTTACTCAGAATTATCGCACTTTGAATAAATCGAGATCGGGAACGGGTTTGGGGCTCACGATTTGTCAGCATCTCTCTAAAATGATGGGAGGAGAAATTCTGGCTGAAAGTCAAATTGATTCCGGCAGCCGTTTCACATTGAAGCTCCCTTTAGAAAAGACTCCAGAAATGACGCAGGTTGACCCCGATTCTCTGGATAGAGAATTAAACCCGCATGATCTGCACCAGATTTCAGATGCGAAAATTCCTGCTCGCGTCTTAATCGCTGAGGATTCACGCGGAATTCAATTCCTGCTGACACGTCTGCTGGAAAAGAAAGTGAAATACGTTGAAGTGGTCGAGAACGGACAACTTGCGATTGAAGCTGTCGAACGTGCTCAGGCGGAAGAAAATCCTTTTGACATGATCCTCATGGATATGCAAATGCCAGTGATGAACGGACATGATGCAACACGTAAACTGCGATCCCTGGACTTTCAGAAACCCATAATTGCATTAACCGCAGAAGCGATGGCCGGTGATCGTGAAAGTTGCCTCCGGGCCGGCTGCAGCGACTACCTGTCCAAACCGATCAGCATTGAAAGCCTGATCGAAATTTTGAATCGTTATCTCATCCCACAATCATAA
- a CDS encoding DUF1501 domain-containing protein, which translates to MKPAIDYHRLAQRRQFFASSGLSLGGMAYAMLSGAGTSQAIAASREQVNPPLPGLPHFAPKAKRLIYLHMNGAPSQLDLFDYKPGLQDHYDQELPDSVRNGQRITTMTSGQSRFPVAPSKFAFKPCGQSGILMSELVPYMQEIADEITMIKSVHTEAINHDPACTFVMTGSEIPGKPSLGSWLSYGLGSESNELPAFVVFTPTFPAGSQAQALFTRMWSSGFLPTSHNGVALRGTGDPVLFIRNPPGVTGEDRRKMLDALGQLNQKTYERLGDPETQTRIAQYEMAFRMQTSVPDLTDLSSESKETLEMYGPNVEKMGTYASSAILARRLIERGTRVVQILHRGWDQHNNLPKLIKNQSEDVDQPTAALIKDLKQRGLLEDTLVVFGGEFGRTVYSQGTLTKENYGRDHHPRNFCMWMAGGGVRKGMTYGQTDDFSYNITENPVHLNDLNATILHCMGIDDRKLSYRFQGLDQRLTGVEAPTVVKEILS; encoded by the coding sequence ATGAAACCAGCGATTGATTACCACAGACTGGCTCAGCGACGGCAGTTTTTTGCTTCGAGTGGATTGAGTCTGGGTGGGATGGCTTACGCAATGTTATCAGGAGCGGGAACATCGCAGGCAATTGCGGCTTCGAGAGAACAGGTCAATCCTCCGTTGCCGGGGTTGCCGCATTTTGCACCGAAGGCAAAACGGCTGATCTATCTGCACATGAACGGGGCTCCGTCTCAGTTGGATCTGTTCGATTACAAGCCGGGCTTGCAGGACCATTACGATCAGGAATTGCCGGATTCAGTCCGCAACGGTCAACGCATTACCACGATGACGAGCGGACAATCCCGGTTCCCGGTCGCGCCAAGTAAGTTCGCCTTTAAGCCGTGTGGGCAAAGCGGCATCCTGATGAGCGAACTCGTCCCTTATATGCAGGAGATCGCCGATGAGATCACGATGATTAAATCGGTACACACCGAAGCCATTAACCACGATCCGGCTTGTACGTTCGTGATGACCGGCAGCGAGATTCCAGGCAAGCCGAGCTTGGGTTCCTGGCTCAGTTATGGGCTGGGAAGTGAAAGTAACGAGTTACCGGCATTTGTGGTGTTTACGCCAACTTTTCCGGCTGGAAGTCAGGCCCAGGCGTTGTTTACACGCATGTGGAGCAGCGGATTTCTGCCGACTTCTCACAATGGTGTCGCATTAAGAGGAACGGGGGATCCTGTTTTGTTCATTCGTAACCCGCCAGGTGTAACGGGCGAGGATCGTCGAAAAATGCTTGATGCGCTCGGGCAACTCAATCAGAAGACTTATGAACGTCTGGGCGATCCCGAAACGCAAACGCGAATCGCTCAGTACGAAATGGCGTTTCGCATGCAGACGAGCGTGCCCGATCTGACCGACCTGAGCAGTGAATCGAAAGAAACGCTCGAAATGTACGGGCCCAATGTTGAGAAGATGGGAACGTATGCTTCAAGTGCGATCCTGGCTCGTCGTCTCATTGAACGGGGAACGCGTGTCGTGCAGATTCTGCATCGGGGTTGGGATCAGCACAACAACTTACCGAAGCTGATTAAAAATCAATCTGAAGATGTCGACCAGCCAACGGCAGCCTTGATCAAAGATTTGAAACAACGGGGACTGCTTGAAGATACGCTCGTCGTATTCGGTGGTGAGTTCGGAAGAACGGTTTATTCTCAAGGGACACTCACCAAAGAGAATTACGGCCGCGATCATCATCCGCGAAACTTCTGCATGTGGATGGCAGGTGGAGGTGTTCGCAAAGGGATGACATACGGTCAGACGGATGATTTCAGCTATAACATCACTGAAAATCCAGTACACCTGAACGATTTGAACGCCACGATACTGCATTGTATGGGGATTGATGATCGCAAACTGAGCTATCGTTTCCAGGGACTGGATCAGCGTTTGACAGGTGTCGAGGCTCCTACGGTGGTGAAGGAAATTCTCAGTTAA